A stretch of Zonotrichia leucophrys gambelii isolate GWCS_2022_RI chromosome 19, RI_Zleu_2.0, whole genome shotgun sequence DNA encodes these proteins:
- the ABHD11 gene encoding sn-1-specific diacylglycerol lipase ABHD11, with protein sequence MMLRRLLRVPAPPPRPQPAAAAARSVATAVPLTHVEVEGRRDRPPLVLLHGLFGSHSNFQTVAKTLARRGSGKVLTVDARNHGSSPHSPMMTYEAMSLDVQHLLSRLGITKCILVGHSMGGKTAMTLALQRPDLVERLISVDVGPGPTAPVSEFSAYISAMKEVKVPAGLSRSAARQLADDQLQPVVKLPQLRQFLLTNLVEVEGCYVWRVNLEAISRHLTDLMNFPVFQKPYPGPALFLGGSDSPYISSRDYPEIERLFPKAEIQYIKGAGHIVHQDKFEEFITAVLNFLPQL encoded by the exons ATGATGCTCCGCCGGCTGCTCCGcgtccccgccccgccgccccgcccgcagcccgccgccgctgccgcccgcTCCGTGGCCAC TGCAGTGCCCCTGACCCACGTGGAGGTGGAAGGTCGCAGGGATCGGCCACCCCTCGTCCTGCTCCACGGGCTCTTTGGTAGCCACAGCAACTTCCAGACAGTGGCCAAGACACTGGCACGCCGTGGTAGCGGCAAG gTGCTGACAGTGGACGCCCGGAACCACGGcagcagcccccacagccccatgaTGACGTATGAAGCGATGAGCCTGGACGTGCAGCACCTCCTGAGCCGCCTGGGCATCACCAAGTGCATCCTCGTGGGACACAGCATGGGGGGCAAGACAGCCATGACGCTGGCCTTGCAGCGG CCAGACCTGGTGGAGCGCCTCATCTCCGTAGACGTTGGTCCTGGCCCCACCGCCCCCGTGTCCGAGTTCTCTGCCTACATCTCGGCCATGAAGGAGGTGAAGGTCCCGGCGGGGCTGTCCCGCTCGGCAGCACGCCAGCTGGCCGACGACCAGCTGCAGCCCGTGGTCAAG ctcccacagctgagACAGTTCCTCCTCACCAACCTGGTGGAGGTGGAGGGCTGCTACGTGTGGCGGGTGAACCTGGAGGCCATTTCCCGGCACCTGACAGATCTCATGAACTTCCCTGTGTTCCAAAAGCCATATCCTGGTCCTGCACTCTTCTTGGGAGGGTCTGACTCGCCCTATATCAG ctccagagactACCCAGAGATCGAACGTCTCTTCCCCAAGGCAGAGATCCAGTACATTAAAGGTGCAGGCCACATAGTCCATCAGGATAAATTTGAAGAATTCATCACTGCTGTCCTCAATTTCCTGCCACAGCTGTAG
- the CLDN3 gene encoding claudin-3 produces MSMGLEIGGVALSVLGWLCSIICCALPMWKVSAFIGNNIVTAQIIWEGLWMNCVVQSTGQMQCKVYDSMLALPQDLQAARALLVVAIILAVLGLMVAIVGAQCTRCVEDESTKAKITIVSGVIFLLSGVLTLIPVCWSANTIIRDFYNPLVIEAQKRELGTSLYVGWAASALLLLGGGLLCCSCPPKDDRYPTSKVAYSAPRSAVTSYDKRNYV; encoded by the coding sequence ATGTCGATGGGGCTGGAGATCGGCGGCGTGGCCTTGTCGGTGCTGGGTTGGTTGTGCAGCATCATCTGCTGCGCGTTGCCCATGTGGAAGGTGTCGGCCTTCATCGGCAACAACATCGTGACGGCCCAGATCatctgggaagggctgtggatGAACTGTGTGGTGCAGAGCACGGGGCAGATGCAGTGCAAGGTCTACGACTCCATGCTGGCGCTCCCTCAGGACCTGCAAGCCGCCCGCGCCCTGCTGGTGGTGGCCATCATCTTGGCCGTGCTGGGCTTAATGGTGGCCATCGTGGGCGCCCAGTGCACCCGCTGCGTGGAGGACGAGAGCACCAAAGCCAAGATCACCATCGTCTCCGGCgtcatcttcctcctctctggCGTCTTGACCCTCATCCCTGTCTGCTGGTCGGCCAACACCATCATCCGGGATTTCTACAACCCGCTGGTGATCGAAGCGCAGAAGCGGGAGCTGGGCACCTCGCTCTACGTGGGCTGGGCGGCCTCCgcactcctgctgctgggggggggcctgctctgctgctcctgcccccccAAAGACGACAGGTACCCCACAAGCAAGGTGGCCTACTCCGCCCCACGCTCCGCCGTCACCAGCTACGACAAGAGGAACTATGtctga